One genomic region from Nitrososphaerota archaeon encodes:
- a CDS encoding EVE domain-containing protein — translation MRGASDRSAQGNGAESETPVTSGEGNRSNCWILAVVDHRLTQDRKVSAIDVLKERLKQNIWLVNSKNVNVRHLSEGDEVVFYLGNRAGEKGFVGVGILASEPRPLTASETSKYGSPSSQFDKAVSLRDTKIWLQVKPAAALIPRLSFIKNKQRWGVYFEGGIINLPKPDFELIISA, via the coding sequence ATGAGAGGTGCCTCCGACCGGAGCGCTCAAGGTAACGGCGCCGAGTCGGAAACACCTGTGACAAGCGGTGAAGGGAACCGCTCTAACTGCTGGATACTAGCTGTAGTGGATCATCGTCTAACTCAAGATCGTAAAGTTTCAGCGATAGATGTTTTGAAGGAGCGTTTGAAGCAGAACATCTGGCTTGTCAACTCCAAAAATGTTAATGTGAGGCATCTTAGTGAAGGCGATGAGGTTGTCTTTTACCTCGGCAACCGCGCAGGTGAGAAGGGTTTCGTCGGCGTCGGGATCTTGGCTTCAGAGCCACGTCCATTAACCGCCTCGGAGACCAGTAAGTACGGTTCACCTTCGTCACAGTTCGACAAGGCTGTTAGCTTAAGGGACACTAAGATATGGCTGCAGGTGAAGCCTGCGGCTGCACTTATCCCTCGACTGAGTTTCATCAAGAATAAGCAGAGATGGGGCGTCTATTTCGAAGGCGGAATCATCAATCTCCCGAAGCCGGACTTCGAGCTAATAATCAGCGCCTAA
- a CDS encoding nucleotide exchange factor GrpE has product MSEEPEENPKRKTPDLRREVEELSRSLEAERKRADEYLTRLKYLQADFENYEKRVKREREDFVKMSSERIVAKMLPLLDELQIAVVESGKLKDAGAFVKGMEIILANLLDLLRQEGVEEIEALGRKFDPLKHEVVSFIETDSVEENTVVKELRRGYQLNGRVIRPSVVEVAKKPLKAGDQNPANNVEVTTV; this is encoded by the coding sequence ATGTCGGAGGAACCTGAAGAGAACCCAAAGCGAAAGACGCCTGATCTGAGGCGAGAGGTCGAGGAGCTGAGCCGTAGCTTAGAGGCTGAGCGGAAGCGTGCAGATGAGTATCTTACACGGTTAAAGTATCTTCAGGCTGACTTCGAGAATTACGAGAAGCGGGTCAAGCGAGAACGTGAAGATTTTGTGAAGATGAGTAGCGAGCGGATCGTTGCGAAGATGCTTCCTCTGCTGGATGAGCTGCAGATAGCTGTCGTCGAGAGCGGGAAGCTGAAGGACGCGGGTGCATTCGTTAAAGGCATGGAGATAATACTGGCTAACCTGCTTGATCTTCTTCGTCAAGAGGGAGTCGAAGAGATTGAGGCGCTTGGCCGCAAGTTCGACCCGTTGAAGCATGAGGTTGTCTCCTTCATCGAAACCGACTCTGTGGAGGAGAATACCGTCGTCAAAGAGCTCAGGAGAGGCTATCAATTGAACGGTCGCGTCATCAGGCCGAGCGTAGTAGAGGTTGCTAAGAAACCCCTAAAAGCAGGCGACCAAAACCCTGCGAATAACGTGGAGGTAACTACAGTATGA
- the dnaK gene encoding molecular chaperone DnaK encodes MSKIIGIDMGTSNSAAAVMMGGRPTIIPSAEGTTLGGKAFPSYVAFTKDDQLLVGEPARRQAVSNPEGTIYAIKRKMGTNYKVAIHGKEFTPQQISAFILQKIKRDAEAFIGEKVEKAVITVPAYFNDNQRQATKDAGTIAGLEVVRIINEPTAASLAYGLDKSDKELKILVFDFGGGTLDVTIMDFGGGVFEVKSTSGDTQLGGTDMDNTLTSYVASEFKKDTGIDLTNDRTATQRIREAVEKAKIELSTTLTSDINLPFISADASGPKHLTMTLTRAKLEDLVRPIVDRCRHPMEQALSDAKMTPKDVDRIILVGGPTRMPIVRKFVEEFVGKEAEHGVDPMECVAVGAAIQGGILAGEVKDILLLDVTPLSLGVETLGGVMTKLIERNTTIPTKKTQIFSTAADFQTAVTIHVLQGERAMAGDNISLGMFNLEGIPPAPRGVPQIEITYDIDANGILSVAAKDLATKKEQKITITASTKLSSDDKERMVKDAEKYAEEDKKRRETVEIRNNAESMIYTAEKTKSDLQDKISKEQVDRLDKAVSELKESLKGEDTAKIKASSENLGKVLQEIGTQVYQQAAAAQQAASQAQTQQQQPGAAGAEGGAGPKTDEKVVDADYKVVDEDKEKKQQ; translated from the coding sequence ATGAGTAAAATAATTGGAATAGATATGGGAACAAGTAACTCAGCTGCTGCAGTAATGATGGGCGGCAGACCTACGATAATCCCCAGCGCAGAGGGAACAACCTTAGGCGGCAAAGCCTTCCCATCCTACGTCGCCTTCACCAAGGATGATCAGCTGCTCGTCGGCGAACCGGCGCGGCGGCAAGCTGTCTCCAACCCTGAAGGAACAATTTACGCGATAAAGCGGAAGATGGGAACCAACTACAAGGTTGCCATCCACGGGAAGGAGTTTACTCCCCAGCAGATATCCGCCTTCATCCTTCAGAAGATTAAGCGTGACGCCGAAGCATTCATAGGCGAGAAGGTTGAAAAGGCCGTTATCACAGTACCAGCGTACTTCAACGATAACCAGAGGCAGGCAACCAAAGACGCGGGTACAATCGCAGGCTTAGAGGTTGTTCGCATCATCAACGAGCCTACTGCTGCATCGCTCGCCTACGGTCTCGACAAGTCGGATAAGGAGCTAAAGATTCTCGTCTTCGACTTCGGAGGCGGCACCCTTGATGTCACAATCATGGATTTCGGAGGCGGCGTCTTCGAAGTGAAGTCGACCAGCGGTGATACGCAGCTCGGCGGCACCGACATGGACAACACTCTCACAAGCTACGTAGCAAGCGAGTTCAAGAAGGACACAGGCATCGACTTAACCAACGACCGGACTGCAACGCAGCGTATCAGGGAAGCGGTTGAGAAGGCCAAGATTGAGCTGTCCACCACGCTCACCAGCGACATCAACCTCCCCTTCATCTCAGCCGACGCATCAGGGCCTAAACATCTGACCATGACTCTAACCAGAGCGAAGCTAGAGGATCTAGTCCGGCCAATTGTGGATCGCTGCCGCCACCCGATGGAGCAGGCGCTTAGCGACGCCAAGATGACGCCTAAGGATGTTGACCGGATTATCTTGGTCGGCGGACCCACACGTATGCCGATTGTACGCAAGTTCGTTGAAGAGTTTGTTGGAAAGGAGGCTGAACACGGTGTCGACCCTATGGAGTGTGTGGCTGTTGGCGCCGCAATACAGGGCGGGATCTTGGCGGGTGAAGTCAAGGATATATTGCTCCTCGACGTTACACCACTCTCACTCGGTGTGGAGACGCTCGGCGGAGTCATGACGAAGCTAATTGAACGTAACACCACGATACCGACTAAGAAGACCCAGATATTCTCAACAGCCGCGGACTTCCAGACCGCCGTAACCATCCATGTGCTGCAGGGCGAACGGGCTATGGCCGGTGACAATATTTCGCTAGGCATGTTCAACCTTGAAGGAATACCTCCGGCGCCGCGAGGAGTTCCTCAGATCGAGATCACCTACGATATTGACGCTAACGGCATCTTAAGCGTCGCAGCTAAGGATTTGGCGACGAAGAAAGAGCAGAAAATCACAATCACCGCTTCAACCAAGCTCTCAAGCGACGATAAGGAGCGTATGGTGAAAGATGCTGAGAAGTACGCTGAGGAAGACAAGAAGCGGCGTGAAACAGTCGAGATACGGAACAACGCTGAATCGATGATTTACACCGCTGAGAAAACAAAATCGGATCTGCAGGACAAAATCTCGAAGGAGCAGGTAGATCGGCTAGACAAGGCCGTGTCTGAGCTGAAGGAGAGCTTGAAAGGTGAAGACACCGCTAAAATCAAGGCTTCGAGCGAAAACCTCGGAAAAGTACTGCAGGAGATAGGTACACAAGTCTACCAACAGGCAGCTGCCGCTCAGCAAGCAGCATCTCAAGCACAGACTCAACAGCAGCAGCCGGGAGCAGCAGGAGCCGAAGGAGGCGCCGGCCCGAAGACAGATGAAAAGGTCGTTGACGCCGATTACAAGGTAGTCGACGAAGATAAGGAGAAGAAGCAACAATAA
- the dnaJ gene encoding molecular chaperone DnaJ, whose protein sequence is MSGKRDYYDVLGVSKNASKDEVKRAYRKLALQYHPDRNKSPDAEEKFKEISEAYAVLSDETKRQQYDQFGHAGINRQYTTEDIFRNADFETIFRDMGFGGGFNDIFEQMFRGFGGFGQYQRGPPKGADLRYDLEMSLEEAAKGINKTIQLYRTDRCDVCKGSGAKPGTKVTKCSSCNGTGQVQHVQSTGFARLIRVEPCRNCSGRGEVIQTPCSECRGSGVKKRIRTIDVSIPPGVDSGSTLRLSGEGEAGPGGGSSGDLYVVVYVKPHPEFTRSGDDIVYEQRINFAQAALGVEVEVPALDGSLSLNIPAGTQSGTVLRLKGKGMPHLQHYGRGDELIRVIVEIPTSLSKEQRQLIEDLGKTLGTDSSKKKKSIFR, encoded by the coding sequence ATGAGCGGCAAACGTGATTATTATGATGTTCTCGGAGTATCGAAGAACGCCTCGAAGGACGAGGTAAAACGCGCCTACAGGAAACTCGCTCTACAATACCATCCTGACCGGAACAAGTCACCTGACGCGGAGGAGAAGTTCAAGGAAATCTCCGAAGCCTACGCCGTCCTGTCTGACGAAACTAAGCGGCAGCAGTACGATCAGTTCGGTCACGCTGGCATTAACCGCCAGTACACTACCGAGGATATCTTCCGAAACGCCGACTTTGAAACCATCTTCAGAGACATGGGGTTCGGCGGCGGCTTCAACGACATCTTCGAACAGATGTTCAGAGGCTTCGGCGGTTTCGGTCAGTACCAGCGGGGCCCGCCGAAAGGCGCAGATCTACGGTACGACTTGGAGATGTCACTGGAGGAGGCTGCTAAAGGCATCAACAAAACGATACAGCTCTACCGAACCGATCGGTGCGATGTCTGCAAAGGTTCGGGAGCAAAACCCGGCACCAAAGTAACGAAATGCTCAAGCTGCAACGGTACAGGTCAAGTACAGCACGTCCAGTCAACCGGCTTCGCCCGGCTAATCCGGGTTGAGCCTTGCAGAAACTGCAGCGGGCGCGGCGAAGTAATCCAGACCCCTTGCAGCGAGTGCAGAGGCTCCGGTGTAAAGAAGCGCATACGAACGATCGATGTCAGCATCCCCCCTGGGGTCGACAGCGGATCAACTCTACGGCTGTCCGGTGAAGGTGAAGCAGGTCCCGGAGGCGGGTCTTCAGGCGATCTTTACGTGGTCGTCTACGTGAAGCCTCACCCTGAGTTCACCCGAAGCGGTGATGACATTGTTTATGAGCAGAGAATCAACTTTGCGCAGGCCGCCTTAGGAGTCGAGGTTGAGGTTCCTGCGCTGGACGGTAGCTTAAGCTTGAACATACCCGCTGGCACCCAGAGTGGAACAGTTCTCCGCCTCAAGGGGAAAGGGATGCCGCATCTACAGCATTACGGGCGAGGTGACGAGCTGATCCGGGTTATCGTTGAGATTCCGACTAGCCTCAGCAAAGAGCAGCGGCAGCTCATA